In one Dermacentor albipictus isolate Rhodes 1998 colony chromosome 4, USDA_Dalb.pri_finalv2, whole genome shotgun sequence genomic region, the following are encoded:
- the LOC135902075 gene encoding uncharacterized protein gives MEGSSRAAKAADVGRGTPCSALPKDYRVILPPLPTGEGQRRAVVLHCDVTGRPYRIDDFRKPLKDAGVIQQVGGIGAYQMSHVWLLNMKTDEAKQTLLDAGPLLVKNRPCLVIDPARQELRIKLHWVAFDVTSETIRRAFREYGEIKEVISDRWKAEDFEGAESTTRLVRLLLRDGVTPDRIPHKMRLGSGTALVVVPGRAPLCLRCHNTGHIRRECRVPRCGACRAFGHEQANCTRSYARVASVGGEADRSEMLMDEEEAESVAGMVASISDAAAVAASTSSAGSQENGAADARAADATLEDASTGKCEEGSAERPSETHSLGKQLPLSASGSGEKTAELKTAVSEVVATLEDSDSTDEAAMDAEATPTKRRLSKASTTSQDTRLRATERRGTEPGTKKPRVATSHQRSASLTRGGGKSTP, from the coding sequence ATGGAGGGCTCCTCGAGAGCTGCGAAAGCGGCCGACGTTGGCCGTGGTACCCCGTGTTCTGCGTTGCCCAAGGATTACCGTGTCATCTTGCCTCCGTTACCAACAGGTGAAGGACAAAGGCGCGCAGTTGTATTGCACTGCGACGTCACTGGACGGCCTTATAGAATCGACGACTTCCGGAAGCCCTTGAAGGATGCTGGAGTAATTCAGCAAGTAGGTGGAATTGGTGCATACCAAATGTCGCACGTGTGGCTGCTGAACATGAAGACAGATGAGGCAAAGCAGACGCTTCTTGACGCCGGACCACTACTGGTGAAGAACCGGCCATGCCTCGTCATTGATCCAGCGAGGCAAGAACTCAGGATTAAGCTACATTGGGTCGCGTTCGACGTCACCTCTGAGACCATTCGACGAGCCTTCCGAGAGTACGGCGAGATAAAGGAAGTCATCAGTGATCGGTGGAAGGCCGAGGACTTTGAGGGCGCCGAGTCAACGACTCGTCTAGTTCGTCTTCTGCTGCGCGATGGTGTCACACCAGACCGCATCCCACATAAGATGCGTCTTGGTAGCGGCACTGCGCTAGTGGTTGTGCCTGGACGCGCCCCGTTATGCCTTCGTTGTCACAACACTGGACACATACGACGTGAATGCCGAGTGCCCAGGTGTGGTGCTTGCCGAGCGTTCGGGCACGAGCAGGCTAATTGTACTCGCTCGTACGCCAGAGTTGCAAGCGTAGGCGGTGAAGCAGACCGGAGCGAGATGCTCATGGACGAGGAGGAAGCGGAGAGCGTGGCTGGGATGGTGGCGTCTATCAGCGACGCGGCCGCAGTGGCGGCGTCCACCAGCTCAGCAGGTTCGCAAGAAAACGGGGCTGCAGACGCTCGGGCAGCAGACGCCACTCTGGAAGACGCTTCGACAGGAAAGTGCGAAGAAGGCTCGGCAGAGCGCCCTTCTGAAACCCACTCCTTAGGAAAGCAGCTCCCACTAAGTGCGTCCGGGAGTGGTGAGAAAACAGCTGAACTTAAGACTGCAGTAAGCGAGGTCGTTGCGACGCTCGAAGACAGTGATTCGACGGATGAGGCTGCAATGGACGCCGAGGCAACACCAACGAAGCGCCGACTCAGCAAGGCAAGCACGACTTCTCAAGACACCCGGCTACGAGCAACGGAGAGGCGTGGGACCGAGCCTGGAACCAAAAAGCCTCGGGTGGCCACCAGCCATCAGCGGTCGGCGTCGCTTACACGCGGCGGCGGCAAGTCGACGCCCTGA